Proteins encoded within one genomic window of Episyrphus balteatus chromosome 1, idEpiBalt1.1, whole genome shotgun sequence:
- the LOC129906006 gene encoding TBC1 domain family member 23: MDDNLWLIELESALLDDCNVNDIYAICGGKAIPESLRPDVWQVCLDVRNKSDQMSLFNEIYDLPFQNKLREDCNRMVERIGNDDEDKVSVISDLESILTFYCKNRNLQYDSSNGWIELLLPLLSLKLKRSDTYNLFEAIRDTYIPKGCIAKGNVFHVFRLLIQYHDPELCSMLDTKKISPDLYSMQWFRCLFASTCGLNVILSMWDLYFQHSDPFLVFFLSLIILINGRDQILGMKNSSKEEILKFLSNMPCALETDDVVDFCSLAQYYGSKTPSSFKTDFLKALYGNQSSVKEELCSVSQALCLPVSVYELVENSSIELTAPEAVRFFLVDCRPAEQYNAGHLSTAFHLDCNLMLQEPVAFSTAVQGLLRAQRQSIEANSNAGGEHLCFMGSGRLDEDQYTHMVVASFLQKNTQFVSLLSGGYISIHEYFGEHMADCLEDHEPRKCIVCLKNSTTQMSSAPKVARSQVPESKSTGDLFSKLSAAMKIKSAEVKEKLMDIIVNPNAANAPNSNVQNQIPDKHVSPSEKNGKRYRNVAPVFSIDDENDDQFTETEQLDSPTNSAGGGSIGGKGNLGPDGKEIVSINQYLKSPDIINAFKCQEVHMNGYMYDSHLIITSSHLVVLRELNRGQAQVIVRRPLASIVKITAKKRHRDLITFKYGFPDGDGLLITDMDRFLIPNASEATAVVSKHIVQTLDGAKLT, from the exons atgGACGACAATTTATG gttaATTGAATTAGAATCAGCCTTGCTGGACGATTGCAATGTAAATGACATTTATGCCATTTGCGGTGGCAAAGCCATACCCGAGTCCTTGCGACCCGATGTCTGGCAAGTTTGTCTCGACGTACGAAACAAATCCGATCAAATGTCATTATTCAATGAAATCTACGATTTACCATTTCAAAATAAACTCCGTGAAGACTGTAATCGAATGGTCGAACGTATTGGCAATGATGACGAAGATAAAGTCTCTGTCATCTCCGATTTGGAatccattttaactttttattgtaaaaatagaaatttacaATATGACAGTTCGAATGGATGGATTGAATTACTATTACCATTGTTATCGTTGAAATTAAAACGATCCGAtacttataatttatttgaagctATTCGGGATACATACATTCCGAAGGGTTGCATTGCCAAAGGGAATGTTTTTCATGTATTCCGTTTGCTAATACAATATCACGATCCGGAATTATGCTCAATGTTGGACACAAAGAAAATCTCTCCAGATTTGTATTCGATGCAATGGTTTCGATGTTTATTTGCTTCCACTTGTGGATTGAATGTTATTCTATCAATGTGGGATTTGTATTTTCAACATTCAGATCCATTTTTGGTATTCTTTTTGAGTCTGATTATATTGATAAATGGAAGGGATCAAATTTTGGGTATGAAGAATTCCTCTAAAGAagagattttgaaatttctcaGTAATATGCCGTGTGCATTGGAAACTGATGATGTTGTTGATTTTTGCTCATTGGCTCAATATTATGGATCCAAGACTCCGTCGTCATTTAAAACAGATTTCCTTAAAGCTTTGTATGGCAATCAAAGTAGTGTTAAAGAGGAGCTTTGCAGTGTTTCACAAGCACTTTGTTTGCCAGTTTCTGTTTATGAACTGGTGGAGAACTCTTCGATAGAATTGACTGCTCCGGAAGCAGTTAGATTCTTTTTGGTTGACTGTCGACCAGCGGAGCAATACAACGCTGGTCATTTATCGACTGCATTTCATTTGGATTGTAATTTGATGTTGCAAGAACCGGTGGCATTTTCCACTGCCGTCCAGGGATTGTTGCGGGCACAACGACAGTCGATTGAGGCGAATTCAAATGCTGGAGGGGAGCATTTGTGTTTTATGGGGAGTGGACGTTTAGATGAGGATCAGTATACTCATATGGTGGTAGCttcatttttgcaaaagaaCACTCAATTTGTGTCGCTTCTGTCTGGAGGTTATATATCGATCCATGAGTATTTTGGTGAACATATGGCTGATTGTCTTGAAGATCATGAGCCGAGGAAATGtattgtttgtttgaaaaattccaCTACACAGATGAGTTCTGCACCTAAAGTTGCACGATCGCAAGTTCCCGAATCGAAGTCGACGGGTGATTTGTTTAGTAAACTCTCAGCAGCAATGAAAATTAAATCGGCTGAAGTTAAAGAGAAGTTGATGGATATAATTGTTAATCCGAATGCAGCAAATGCACCAAATAGCAATGTGCAGAATCAGATTCCTGATAAACATGTATCGCCGAGTGAAAAGAATGGCAAGAGATATAGAAACGTTGCACCGGTATTTAGTATTGATGATGAGAATGATGATCAATTTACAGAAACTGAGCAACTTGATTCACCGACTAATTCGGCGGGAGGTGGTAGTATCGGTGGAAAAGGAAATTTAGGTCCAGATGGGAAGGAAATTGTCTCAATAAATCAGTACTTAAAATCGCCAGATATCATAAATGCCTTCAAATGCCAGGAAGTGCATATGAATGGTTATATGTATGATAGTCATTTAATTATAACCAGCTCCCATTTGGTAGTTTTGAGAGAATTAAATCGTGGACAGGCGCAAGTTATTGTACGTCGACCATTAGCAAGCATTGTTAAGATTACAGCCAAGAAACGCCATCGAGATTTGATTACGTTTAAATATGGTTTTCCGGATGGAGATGGATTGCTTATAACGGATATGGATCGTTTTCTTATACCGAATGCAAGTGAGGCTACAGCAGTTGTATCTAAACATATTGTTCAAACTCTAGATGGAGCTAAACTGACGTAA
- the LOC129906008 gene encoding kelch-like protein 3: protein MSSSSSKNNNEKIIFKSDQNGQKVLDFFKANVIYDTSLKAGNNTKFVLAHKVVLCATSEYFFNLLHETKSQPEESKTKNVVELKEIADASALQQIIDFMYSGSIELTCQTVKGILRTASFLKMQTLINGCCELIEKNINFDNSLNLLCIANELGLPTLKAKSLECINSNFDKITKKTEFLKLNENELKDILFFNENLNKHFEKVVFLSMVAWINYDKLNREHLVFELLSKIRYWLLTPKFIVENRKAVCKTVESYELICSWLQWHLSPETRSNDEPNCQRPKTDGQLSVVNLAASQKAIHLRTFDPKENAWSIKAKLNLPSKIKNPSMIVIDGKLIIAGGWQNANNVWCFDLATSKWIDLPPMLNVRLNCQLADLNGYLCVFSGGETSIEIYNFHTKTWTELYAPKRFSPKSKIAVHNTKLYILDFQERSLQKYDISTNKWTSRNISYNALTDYGLVADDKYLYIFGGSFNYNSFGDYGKTVYRYDLFNNDAWCEIAHLPSARPVKAEIFGNKIIICDGENFEEFDINTQTWNNLASISKGLIEQGYYFYKS from the coding sequence ATGTCCTCCtcatcatcaaaaaataacaatgaaaAAATCATCTTCAAATCCGATCAAAATGGTCAAAAAGTTTTAGATTTCTTTAAGGCAAATGTTATTTATGATACTTCTCTAAAAGCTGGAAATAATACTAAATTTGTTTTAGCTCATAAAGTTGTCCTATGTGCAACTAGTGAGTATTTTTTCAACCTTTTACATGAAACTAAATCTCAACCGGaagaaagtaaaacaaaaaatgttgtcGAACTTAAAGAAATCGCTGACGCCTCAGCTCTGCAACAAATAATTGATTTCATGTATTCAGGTTCAATTGAATTGACTTGTCAAACTGTCAAGGGTATTTTAAGAACtgcatcatttttaaaaatgcaaacatTAATTAATGGTTGTTGtgaattgattgaaaaaaacatcaatttcgaCAATTCTTTGAATTTACTTTGCATTGCTAATGAACTTGGTTTACCCACATTAAAAGCCAAGTCCTTGGAATGCATTAATTCTAACTTTgacaaaataacaaagaaaacagAATTCCTTAAGTTGAATGAAAACGAATTAAAAGACAtactattttttaatgagaatctCAATAAACACTTTGAGAAAGTCGTCTTTTTGTCCATGGTAGCATGGATAAACTATGACAAATTGAATCGGGAACATCTTGTTTTCGAACTTCTATCAAAGATTCGTTATTGGTTGCTAACTCCCAAGTTTATTGTTGAAAACCGAAAAGCAGTTTGTAAGACTGTCGAAAGCTATGAATTGATTTGTAGTTGGTTGCAATGGCATTTGTCACCGGAAACTCGGTCAAATGATGAACCAAATTGTCAAAGGCCAAAAACAGATGGTCAACTATCAGTTGTAAACTTAGCAGCCAGTCAAAAAGCAATTCATCTTCGTACTTTTGACCCCAAAGAAAATGCATGGTCTATAAAGGCAAAACTTAATTTACCATCAAAAATAAAGAATCCCTCAATGATTGTGATTGATGGTAAATTGATTATAGCTGGAGGATGGCAGAATGCAAATAATGTTTGGTGTTTCGATCTGGCCACCTCGAAATGGATTGATTTGCCGCCAATGTTAAATGTTCGATTGAATTGTCAGTTGGCAGATTTAAATGGTTATTTGTGTGTTTTTAGTGGAGGCGAAACCTCAATCGAAATTTATAACTTTCATACAAAAACATGGACTGAATTGTATGCACCAAAAAGATTTAGTCCCAAAAGCAAAATAGCTGTTCACAATACAAAATTATACATTCTTGATTTTCAGGAACGTTCTTTGCAAAAGTATGATATTTCTACAAATAAATGGACTTCGAGAAATATTAGTTATAATGCACTCACTGACTATGGGCTAGTGGCAGATgataaatatttgtatatttttggtgGTTCATTTAATTATAATAGTTTTGGCGATTATGGTAAAACAGTTTATCGTTATGATTTATTTAATAATGATGCTTGGTGTGAGATTGCACATTTACCAAGTGCTCGTCCTGTTAAAGCTGAAAtatttggaaataaaattataatttgcgatggtgaaaattttgaagaatttgATATTAATACACAAACATGGAATAATTTGGCTAGCATATCAAAAGGATTAATAGAGCaaggatattatttttataagtcATAA